Proteins from a single region of Pseudomonas sp. 10S4:
- a CDS encoding RidA family protein: protein MSITRYGTGSSAGGGQPRPFARAVEADGWLHVSGQVPSLDGEIIVGGIVEQTHQTMKNLIAILEEAGYGLEDVVRAGVWLEDPRDFWSFNKVFSEYFKSEHAPARACVQANMMVDCKVEIDCIAYKKKA from the coding sequence ATGAGCATTACTCGTTACGGCACCGGTAGCAGCGCCGGTGGCGGCCAGCCTCGTCCTTTCGCCCGAGCCGTTGAAGCCGATGGCTGGCTGCATGTGTCCGGCCAGGTGCCGTCGCTGGATGGCGAAATTATTGTGGGCGGTATCGTCGAGCAGACTCACCAGACTATGAAAAACCTGATCGCCATCCTCGAAGAAGCCGGTTATGGCCTCGAAGACGTAGTGCGCGCTGGTGTGTGGCTGGAAGATCCACGGGATTTCTGGAGTTTCAACAAGGTGTTCTCCGAGTACTTCAAAAGCGAACACGCCCCGGCCCGGGCCTGCGTGCAGGCGAACATGATGGTTGATTGCAAGGTTGAGATTGACTGCATCGCGTACAAGAAAAAGGCCTGA
- a CDS encoding IclR family transcriptional regulator — MTEDTIKRRARGLDRAFDILDFLKEIGQPLRPNEIASGIGSPKSTVYELVASLLERRILEAVGKDGHVYLGRQLYFLGQAHLRHFDLTREADHALQEIVSQTRETAQMCLLNGRKYTVALMKEGERHFRISSDIGENAPIPWTASGRLLLSHLSDQAIIDLIDYDDFILPNGERLPLEQFLQEIRQAGLDGFFSFDSVADTFTHCFAAPVKDPSGIAIATLCIVAPRADAKNNYNDYRRVLIDSANNLARRINE; from the coding sequence ATGACCGAAGACACCATCAAACGCCGGGCACGCGGTCTGGACCGGGCGTTCGATATCCTCGATTTCCTCAAGGAGATCGGCCAGCCCCTGCGCCCGAACGAAATCGCCAGCGGCATCGGCAGCCCGAAATCCACGGTCTACGAACTGGTGGCCTCGCTGTTGGAACGGCGCATCCTCGAGGCCGTGGGCAAGGACGGTCACGTTTACCTCGGCCGCCAGCTGTACTTCCTCGGGCAGGCGCACCTGCGCCATTTCGACCTGACCCGTGAGGCCGATCACGCCTTGCAGGAAATCGTCAGCCAGACCCGCGAAACCGCGCAGATGTGCCTGCTCAATGGTCGCAAGTACACCGTTGCGCTGATGAAAGAGGGCGAGCGGCATTTCCGCATTTCCTCGGACATCGGCGAAAACGCGCCAATTCCCTGGACCGCGTCCGGACGCCTGCTGCTCTCGCACTTGAGCGACCAGGCAATCATCGACCTGATCGACTACGACGACTTTATCCTGCCCAACGGCGAACGCCTGCCGCTGGAACAGTTTCTCCAGGAAATCCGCCAGGCTGGCCTCGATGGGTTTTTCTCTTTCGATAGCGTCGCCGATACTTTTACCCATTGCTTCGCCGCCCCGGTCAAAGACCCCAGCGGCATCGCCATTGCAACCCTGTGCATCGTTGCCCCTCGGGCCGACGCCAAGAACAATTACAACGACTATCGCCGGGTGCTGATCGACAGCGCCAACAACCTGGCCCGGCGTATCAACGAGTAA
- a CDS encoding amino acid deaminase, translating into MSSAESTAAVEKGFAHTGAHLVRDVSLPALVLHREALEHNIRWMQAFVSNSGAELAPHGKTSMTPALFRRQLDAGAWGITLASATQTRAAYAHGVRRVLMANQLVGTPNMALIADLLADPTFEFHCMVDHPDNVADLGAYFASRGVRLNVMIEYGVVGGRCGCRSELEVIELAKAITAQPALALTGIEGYEGVIHGDHAVSGIREFASSLVRLAVQLQDSGAFAIPKPIITASGSAWYDLIAESFEAQNAGGRFLSVLRPGSYVAHDHGIYKEAQCCVLDRRSDLHEGLRPALEIWAHVQSMPEPGFAVIALGKRDVAYDAGLPVPLLRYKAGVLPAVGDDVSACKVTAVMDQHAFMTVAPGVELRVGDIISFGTSHPCLTFDKWRTGCLVDERLQVIETMETCF; encoded by the coding sequence ATGTCTTCTGCCGAATCGACTGCTGCCGTAGAAAAGGGCTTTGCGCACACCGGCGCGCATCTGGTGCGCGACGTCAGCCTGCCGGCGCTGGTGTTGCACCGTGAAGCGCTGGAACACAACATTCGCTGGATGCAGGCGTTTGTCAGCAACAGCGGCGCGGAACTGGCGCCCCACGGTAAAACCAGCATGACCCCGGCGCTGTTTCGCCGCCAACTGGACGCCGGCGCCTGGGGCATCACCCTGGCCAGCGCGACCCAGACCCGTGCCGCTTACGCCCATGGCGTGCGTCGGGTGTTGATGGCCAACCAACTGGTCGGCACGCCGAACATGGCGTTGATCGCTGACTTGCTGGCGGACCCGACTTTCGAATTCCATTGCATGGTCGATCACCCGGACAACGTTGCTGACCTCGGCGCGTACTTCGCCTCCCGCGGCGTGCGGTTGAACGTGATGATCGAATACGGTGTGGTCGGCGGTCGTTGCGGCTGCCGCAGCGAGCTGGAAGTGATCGAGCTGGCCAAAGCCATCACAGCGCAGCCGGCGCTGGCGTTGACCGGTATCGAGGGCTACGAAGGGGTGATTCATGGCGATCACGCGGTCAGCGGCATCCGTGAGTTTGCTTCTTCCCTGGTGCGTCTGGCGGTGCAGTTGCAGGACAGCGGGGCGTTCGCAATTCCCAAGCCGATCATCACCGCTTCGGGCTCTGCCTGGTACGACCTGATTGCCGAATCCTTCGAAGCCCAGAACGCCGGCGGGCGCTTTCTCAGCGTGCTGCGCCCCGGCAGTTACGTCGCCCACGACCATGGCATCTATAAAGAAGCGCAGTGCTGCGTGCTCGACCGTCGCAGCGATTTGCATGAAGGTTTGCGTCCGGCGCTGGAAATCTGGGCGCATGTTCAGTCGATGCCGGAACCAGGCTTCGCAGTGATCGCCCTCGGTAAGCGCGATGTGGCGTATGACGCCGGCCTGCCGGTGCCGTTGTTGCGTTACAAGGCCGGCGTGCTGCCGGCGGTGGGCGACGATGTGAGCGCCTGCAAGGTGACGGCGGTGATGGACCAGCATGCGTTCATGACCGTGGCGCCGGGGGTTGAATTGCGGGTGGGGGACATCATTTCTTTCGGTACTTCACATCCGTGCCTGACGTTCGACAAGTGGCGCACCGGGTGTCTGGTGGATGAGCGGTTGCAGGTGATTGAAACCATGGAAACCTGTTTCTAA